In Propionicimonas paludicola, a single window of DNA contains:
- the mutM gene encoding bifunctional DNA-formamidopyrimidine glycosylase/DNA-(apurinic or apyrimidinic site) lyase, which translates to MPELPEVEVVRRGLVTAVAGRTVSDVQVLHTRPVRRHPGGPEDFAQSLVGRTFAEPKRRGKYLWLPFADGDALLAHLGMSGQFRLDGQEQPLPPHCRVMFGFTDGGPQLRFADQRMFGGLAISPGGADAPAELAHIALDLLDPELDLSVLAARIRTRSSGIKRVLLNQEIVSGIGNIYADESLWLAKLHYDTPADRLSRAKVIELLQAAHQVMTAALAAGGTSFDSLYVNVNGSSGYFERSLNAYGREGLPCLRCGRPMVREPFMNRSSFRCPSCQRSPRRDAVRG; encoded by the coding sequence ATGCCCGAGCTGCCGGAGGTCGAAGTCGTCCGCCGGGGGTTGGTCACCGCAGTGGCCGGACGCACGGTTTCCGACGTCCAGGTGCTGCACACCCGTCCGGTGCGGCGACACCCGGGCGGTCCGGAGGACTTCGCGCAGAGCCTGGTCGGGCGCACCTTCGCCGAGCCGAAGCGTCGCGGCAAGTACCTGTGGCTGCCCTTCGCCGACGGGGACGCTCTGCTGGCCCATCTGGGCATGAGCGGGCAGTTCCGGCTGGACGGCCAGGAGCAGCCGCTGCCGCCGCACTGTCGGGTGATGTTCGGCTTCACTGATGGTGGCCCCCAGTTGCGCTTCGCCGACCAGCGGATGTTCGGCGGCCTGGCGATCAGCCCCGGTGGCGCGGACGCGCCGGCCGAGTTGGCCCACATCGCCCTCGATCTGCTCGATCCGGAGCTCGACCTTTCGGTGTTGGCCGCCCGGATCCGTACCCGCAGCTCCGGGATCAAGCGGGTGCTGCTGAACCAGGAGATCGTCTCGGGGATCGGCAACATCTACGCCGACGAGTCGCTGTGGCTGGCCAAGCTGCACTACGACACCCCGGCCGACCGCCTGTCCCGGGCCAAGGTGATCGAGCTGCTGCAGGCCGCCCATCAGGTGATGACCGCCGCTCTGGCCGCCGGCGGGACCTCGTTCGACTCGCTCTATGTGAACGTCAACGGCTCATCGGGCTACTTCGAACGGTCGCTCAACGCCTACGGCCGCGAGGGGCTGCCCTGCCTGCGCTGCGGACGTCCGATGGTCCGCGAGCCGTTCATGAACCGGTCGTCGTTTCGGTGCCCGTCCTGCCAGCGCTCACCGCGTCGCGACGCCGTCCGCGGCTGA
- the rpmF gene encoding 50S ribosomal protein L32 produces MAVPKRRMSRANTRARRSQWKTTAPTLVTCANAACGAKHLPHTACPECGQYGPRAARRQVLDA; encoded by the coding sequence GTGGCCGTTCCCAAGCGGAGAATGTCCCGTGCCAACACCAGGGCTCGCCGCTCGCAGTGGAAGACCACTGCCCCGACCCTTGTGACGTGCGCGAATGCCGCCTGCGGCGCCAAGCACCTGCCGCACACCGCGTGCCCCGAGTGTGGCCAGTACGGCCCGCGGGCTGCACGTCGTCAGGTTCTGGACGCCTGA
- a CDS encoding ATP-dependent DNA helicase RecG, translated as MGTNLDGWHTQAYARLYAPLSSVLGERTAKEFTALRIQTVGDLLRHIPRRYLSGTELTDLATLVEGDHVAVMAKVGNIERHSARPSAGRKPAPGRLEVTLTDGKGRLTATFFGRDHLLDWWSRQLQAGVAGLFVGKVGSFRNQLQMSHPEFVMLDASGRVVATGEEKALMAELARTGLVGMYPATAKLHTWKVAECARLALASVEGVEDPWPSWVRERAGVLGLSQALAAVHQPADLAEAERGAERLRFDEALSTQLTMAYRRADAATRKAIPRPRVAEGLLDAFDARLPFTLTAGQQQVSADILDDLAKDRPMQRLLQGEVGSGKTVVALRAMLAVVDSGGQAALLAPTEVLAAQHYQTITRLLGELGGGRMLGTPDVATEVVLLSGSLSTAAKKSAMLRAASGEAGIVIGTHALLADRVQFAELGLIVIDEQHRFGVEQRAQLAEKASSRPHVLVLTATPIPRSVAMTIFGDLDVSTLAELPSGRAQVSTVVVDAALRPAWVDRAWERVREEAATGRQVFIVCPRIGGQGDPAAGLGVVELAEQLRSGPLADLRVGVLHGQLPSDTKDQVMSDFAGHRLDVLVATTVIEVGVDVPNATMMVVWDADRFGISQLHQLRGRIGRGEHPGVCLLVTQAGAAEPSRARLDAVAATTDGFELAELDLEQRREGDVLGADQAGTRSSLRLLRVLEHADLIGQARELAIECVAADPQRLVPGFADAVRATELLSGGDWLEHN; from the coding sequence ATGGGAACGAACCTGGACGGCTGGCACACGCAGGCCTATGCGCGGCTCTATGCGCCGCTGTCCAGTGTGCTCGGCGAGCGCACCGCCAAGGAGTTCACGGCGCTGCGGATCCAGACCGTCGGCGACCTGCTGCGACACATCCCGCGGCGCTACCTGTCCGGTACTGAACTCACCGACCTGGCCACGCTGGTCGAGGGCGACCATGTGGCTGTGATGGCCAAGGTTGGCAACATCGAGCGGCATTCGGCCCGACCATCGGCCGGCCGCAAGCCGGCCCCCGGCCGCCTCGAAGTCACCCTCACCGACGGCAAGGGTCGGCTCACCGCGACTTTCTTCGGACGCGATCACCTGCTCGACTGGTGGAGCCGCCAGCTGCAGGCCGGGGTGGCCGGACTGTTCGTCGGCAAGGTCGGCAGCTTCCGCAACCAGCTGCAGATGAGCCATCCCGAGTTCGTCATGCTCGATGCGTCCGGACGAGTGGTGGCCACCGGCGAGGAGAAGGCGCTCATGGCCGAGCTGGCCCGCACCGGACTGGTCGGGATGTATCCGGCCACGGCCAAGTTGCACACCTGGAAGGTGGCCGAGTGTGCCCGGCTGGCCCTGGCCAGTGTGGAGGGCGTCGAGGACCCCTGGCCGTCCTGGGTGCGCGAACGGGCCGGAGTGCTTGGTCTGAGCCAGGCTCTGGCCGCCGTCCATCAGCCCGCCGACCTGGCGGAGGCTGAGCGAGGAGCCGAGCGCCTGCGCTTCGATGAGGCGCTGTCCACCCAGCTGACCATGGCCTATCGGCGGGCCGACGCGGCCACCCGCAAGGCGATCCCGCGGCCCCGGGTCGCCGAGGGCCTGCTGGACGCCTTCGACGCCCGGCTGCCGTTCACGCTGACCGCGGGCCAGCAACAGGTGAGCGCCGACATCCTGGACGACCTGGCCAAGGACCGTCCGATGCAGCGGCTGCTCCAGGGCGAGGTCGGCTCGGGCAAGACCGTCGTGGCGCTGCGGGCCATGCTGGCCGTGGTGGACTCCGGCGGCCAGGCCGCGCTGCTGGCGCCCACCGAGGTGCTGGCCGCCCAGCACTACCAGACCATCACCCGGCTGCTGGGTGAGCTCGGCGGCGGCCGGATGCTCGGCACCCCGGACGTGGCCACCGAGGTGGTGCTGCTGTCTGGCTCACTGTCGACGGCGGCCAAGAAGTCGGCCATGCTGCGGGCGGCCAGTGGCGAGGCCGGGATCGTGATCGGCACCCATGCGCTGCTGGCCGACCGGGTGCAGTTCGCCGAGCTGGGTCTGATCGTGATCGACGAGCAGCATCGCTTCGGCGTCGAGCAGCGGGCTCAGTTGGCCGAGAAGGCGTCCAGCCGTCCGCATGTCCTGGTGCTGACCGCCACCCCGATCCCGCGTTCGGTGGCCATGACCATCTTCGGCGACCTGGACGTGTCCACCCTGGCCGAGCTGCCGTCCGGCCGGGCCCAGGTCTCCACGGTGGTGGTGGACGCCGCCCTGCGGCCGGCCTGGGTGGATCGTGCCTGGGAGCGGGTTCGCGAAGAGGCGGCCACCGGCCGGCAGGTCTTCATCGTCTGCCCACGGATCGGCGGCCAGGGTGATCCGGCTGCGGGCCTCGGCGTGGTCGAGCTCGCCGAGCAACTGCGTTCGGGGCCATTGGCTGATCTGCGCGTAGGCGTCCTGCACGGCCAGCTCCCGTCCGACACCAAGGACCAGGTGATGAGCGACTTCGCCGGGCACCGGCTGGACGTCCTGGTGGCCACCACGGTGATCGAGGTGGGCGTGGACGTCCCGAACGCCACCATGATGGTGGTCTGGGACGCCGACCGGTTCGGCATCTCCCAGCTGCATCAGCTGCGCGGGCGGATCGGCCGGGGGGAGCACCCCGGGGTGTGCCTGCTGGTCACCCAGGCCGGCGCAGCCGAGCCGTCCCGGGCCCGGCTGGACGCGGTGGCAGCCACCACCGACGGCTTCGAACTGGCCGAACTCGACCTCGAGCAGCGCCGCGAGGGCGACGTGCTCGGCGCCGACCAGGCCGGCACCCGATCCAGCCTGCGGCTGCTGCGCGTGCTTGAGCACGCCGACCTGATCGGACAGGCGCGGGAGCTGGCCATCGAGTGCGTCGCGGCCGACCCGCAGCGCCTGGTCCCAGGCTTCGCCGACGCGGTGCGGGCCACCGAGTTGCTGTCCGGCGGCGATTGGCTGGAGCACAACTGA
- a CDS encoding RsmD family RNA methyltransferase, whose amino-acid sequence MTRIIAGSRRGQRLHTPDHPGTRPTSDRVREAAFSLICDWAGTVGEPPETTLSGFSFLDLYAGTAAVALEAASRGAAPAWAVESDQRAVAVARRNVADTRLDVRIVAGRVERILTGEAPQAFDIIWADPPYAVELDRLDPVLSAAFEAGWLAADGLFVLERSSRDTPPSWPDQIAESWVRRYGETTLYFAATAGR is encoded by the coding sequence GTGACCAGGATCATCGCGGGATCGCGGCGTGGCCAACGGCTGCACACCCCCGACCATCCCGGCACCAGGCCGACCAGCGACCGGGTTCGCGAGGCGGCCTTCTCGCTGATCTGTGACTGGGCCGGCACGGTCGGTGAGCCGCCGGAAACCACCTTGTCCGGGTTCAGCTTCCTCGATCTCTACGCGGGCACGGCTGCAGTGGCGCTGGAGGCGGCCAGCCGCGGTGCGGCACCGGCGTGGGCTGTCGAGTCCGACCAGCGGGCGGTCGCGGTGGCTCGCCGCAATGTCGCCGACACCCGGCTGGACGTCCGAATCGTCGCTGGACGGGTGGAGCGGATCCTCACCGGAGAGGCGCCGCAGGCCTTCGACATCATCTGGGCCGATCCGCCCTACGCAGTCGAGCTGGATCGGCTCGATCCAGTGCTCAGCGCCGCCTTCGAGGCCGGTTGGCTGGCCGCCGACGGGCTGTTCGTCCTCGAGCGGTCATCGAGAGATACCCCCCCGAGTTGGCCCGATCAGATAGCCGAGAGCTGGGTTCGACGTTACGGTGAGACGACGCTCTACTTCGCTGCCACCGCCGGAAGGTGA
- a CDS encoding GtrA family protein, whose amino-acid sequence MSPADLYRRYGHVARQFVKFGIVGGAGVLVNMVVAVVMNKLHGGTQHAQDILWSLPGTAYNLRFTSVVWIAGFLVANLFNFQLNRSWTFRDTKAAPWLAEFWPFLAVGSVAALVGLFIKIGFTNPTSPIYLPEPWFHENAGLASREYWSQLFTIVITTPINFVVNKLWTFRHIRGRHAAASGTSAS is encoded by the coding sequence GTGAGCCCAGCCGATCTCTACCGCCGCTACGGCCATGTCGCGCGGCAATTCGTGAAGTTCGGGATCGTCGGCGGTGCCGGCGTCCTGGTGAACATGGTGGTCGCGGTGGTGATGAACAAGCTCCACGGCGGCACCCAGCACGCCCAGGACATCCTGTGGTCGCTGCCGGGCACCGCCTACAACCTGAGGTTCACCTCGGTGGTGTGGATCGCCGGCTTCCTGGTGGCGAACCTGTTCAACTTCCAGCTGAATCGGTCCTGGACCTTCCGGGACACCAAGGCGGCGCCTTGGCTGGCCGAGTTCTGGCCGTTCCTGGCTGTGGGCAGCGTGGCTGCGCTGGTCGGACTGTTCATCAAGATCGGCTTCACCAACCCGACTTCTCCGATCTACCTGCCCGAGCCCTGGTTCCACGAGAACGCCGGACTGGCCTCGCGGGAGTACTGGTCTCAGCTGTTCACCATCGTGATCACCACTCCGATCAACTTCGTGGTGAACAAGCTGTGGACCTTCCGTCACATCCGTGGCCGGCACGCGGCTGCATCCGGGACGAGCGCGAGCTGA
- the coaD gene encoding pantetheine-phosphate adenylyltransferase, translated as MLAVCPGSFDPITYGHLDIITRAARLFDEVVVAVGQNSTKRYLFDAEERLKLAVEATAGIPGVRVEPLSGLLVDFVTGLGGGVVVKGVRFASDFDFELQMAHLNSAVGGVETIILPASSVWGTLSSTMIREIAAHGGDISEFVPEVVSRRIRQIAGRKEQADG; from the coding sequence TTGCTAGCCGTCTGCCCCGGATCCTTTGATCCGATCACCTATGGGCATCTCGACATCATCACCCGTGCCGCCCGTCTTTTCGACGAGGTGGTGGTGGCGGTCGGTCAGAACTCCACCAAGCGCTACCTTTTCGATGCCGAAGAGCGGCTGAAGCTGGCTGTCGAAGCCACCGCAGGTATCCCCGGCGTCCGAGTGGAGCCGTTGTCCGGGCTGCTCGTGGATTTCGTCACCGGACTAGGTGGGGGAGTCGTTGTGAAGGGGGTTCGCTTCGCCTCGGATTTCGACTTCGAGCTGCAGATGGCTCATCTGAATTCGGCGGTTGGCGGAGTCGAAACTATTATTCTCCCCGCGTCGTCTGTTTGGGGGACGCTGTCATCGACGATGATTCGCGAGATCGCAGCCCACGGCGGCGATATCTCTGAGTTCGTCCCAGAAGTTGTCTCCCGGCGGATCCGCCAAATCGCCGGCAGGAAGGAGCAAGCAGATGGTTGA
- the rnc gene encoding ribonuclease III — protein sequence MASTARGLHVVRFWTPEAPATSGTSAATSRALQLIEQLGIDLDPQLFRLAMTHRSYAYENGGLPHNERLEFLGDAVLGIVVTEHLYLTFPELPEGRLAKLRAAVVNSHSLADVARDLDLGDEILLGKGEQTTGGADKSSILADSLEAFLGSVLISAGRDAADRLIHHLFDPLVASAAAMGAGLDWKTSLQEFCADQSLGGPSYRITESGPDHDKRFEAVAVIGEETFEPGTGTSKKLAEQGAAENAFTTLSARLTVPQETPA from the coding sequence GTGGCCAGTACGGCCCGCGGGCTGCACGTCGTCAGGTTCTGGACGCCTGAAGCTCCGGCCACGTCCGGAACATCAGCGGCGACGAGCCGCGCCCTGCAGCTGATTGAGCAGCTGGGGATCGATCTCGACCCCCAGCTGTTTCGGCTTGCCATGACCCACCGCTCGTACGCGTACGAGAACGGTGGGCTGCCGCACAACGAGCGTCTGGAGTTCCTGGGCGACGCCGTGCTGGGCATCGTGGTCACCGAGCATCTCTACCTGACGTTCCCTGAGCTGCCCGAAGGCCGCCTGGCGAAGCTGCGCGCCGCCGTGGTGAACTCGCACAGCCTGGCCGACGTGGCCCGCGATCTGGATCTCGGCGATGAGATCCTGCTCGGCAAGGGCGAACAGACCACCGGCGGTGCCGACAAGTCGTCCATCCTGGCCGACTCACTGGAGGCATTCCTGGGTTCGGTGCTGATCTCGGCCGGCCGGGACGCCGCCGACCGGCTGATCCACCATCTCTTCGACCCCTTGGTCGCCAGTGCGGCCGCGATGGGTGCGGGCCTGGACTGGAAGACTAGCCTTCAGGAGTTCTGCGCCGACCAGAGCCTGGGCGGGCCGTCCTACCGGATCACCGAGTCCGGCCCCGATCACGACAAGCGCTTCGAAGCCGTGGCCGTGATCGGTGAGGAGACGTTCGAGCCCGGAACCGGTACCTCGAAGAAGCTTGCCGAGCAAGGCGCGGCCGAGAACGCCTTCACGACCTTGTCGGCGCGGCTGACCGTGCCACAGGAGACGCCGGCCTGA
- the smc gene encoding chromosome segregation protein SMC — protein sequence MYLKSLTLRGFKSFASTTTLAFEPGITCVVGPNGSGKSNVVDALAWVMGEQGAKSLRGGKMEDVIFAGTSGRAPLGRAEVVLTIDNSDGALPIEYTEVTISRTMFRSGGSEYAINGNPARLLDVQDLLSDSGIGREMHVIVGQGQLDSILQATPEIRRGFIEEAAGVLKHRKRKEKAERKLEATAANLNRLSDLLGEIRRQLKPLGRQAEVARKAAVIQADLRDAKARLLADDLVSLQQSLAGELAAEAELKARRLRLERELTEAREAEAQAEQVSRQAAPVLAAAQETWYSLAAMAERLASTESIAAERLRNASQVGTEERPGRDPEAIEREAAEIRSAEAELGIELVEKTAALSEASRLRGVAETAHEEAERQYAAQQRAIADRREGLARLSGEVNSQRTRAEASASEIDRLQLAQAEAQQRAAEATRRFHELETRLVGLSAGEAGLDDAYEQAAEAQAEAEAELERLTAAEQAATAERGALAARVEALALGLERRDGSAALLAAGERLDGLLGSVAALIKVAPADQLAIAAALGSAADAVAVTGVSAALVAFDHLKAEDLGRAGLLLGGPGTSQRADWPELPAGARYGIELVECAAQLRPALERLLFKVAVVDDIDTAAELVAALPEVTAVTREGDLLSSWFAAGGSAAKPSLLEVQAALDETNARLAAAQAETERLRFELSTARTRLAEAEQRTEAALARLNESDAEHAALAEEAGELNQAVRAAQGEAGRLAAQAEAAQAARAQALANLAELETRLELASAKTEASEADPTERDHTADLARAARAAEMDARLALRTLEERARALAGRAESLTRAAQAERDARARAEARREQLRREAEIAGAVRTAAAWLSEQLATSRAQAEEARQQAQQVRAGAEAELVAARQRGRELAKEFESLVDTVHADELARAQRQLKVESLAERALTELGLEAEALITDYGPDVPVPVLTGSDGLPLAEGETAEPVAYVRSEQEKRLRAAERDLAVLGKVNPLALEEFDALSERHAFLAEQLTDLRKTRTDLIDIINEVDTRVQEVFAAAYADVEKAFEDSFSRLFPGGEGRLVLTEPGQWLTTGVEVEARPAGKKVKRLSLLSGGERSLVAVAFLVALFKARPSPFYILDEVEAALDDVNLGRLLDIYGELRENSQLLVITHQKRTMEIADALYGVTMRADGVSAVISQRLREG from the coding sequence ATGTACCTGAAGTCCCTCACCCTCCGCGGCTTCAAGTCCTTCGCCTCGACCACCACCTTGGCCTTCGAGCCGGGGATCACGTGTGTGGTCGGCCCGAACGGCTCAGGCAAGTCCAATGTGGTGGACGCCCTGGCCTGGGTGATGGGCGAGCAAGGGGCCAAGAGCCTGCGCGGCGGGAAGATGGAGGACGTCATCTTCGCCGGCACCTCCGGACGGGCGCCGCTGGGCCGGGCCGAAGTGGTGCTCACCATCGACAACTCGGACGGCGCGCTGCCGATCGAGTACACCGAGGTGACGATCAGCCGGACCATGTTCCGCAGCGGCGGCTCCGAGTACGCCATCAACGGCAATCCGGCCCGGCTGCTGGACGTCCAGGACCTGCTCAGCGACTCCGGCATCGGCCGGGAGATGCACGTGATCGTCGGCCAGGGCCAGCTGGACTCGATCCTGCAGGCCACCCCGGAGATCCGGCGCGGCTTCATCGAAGAGGCTGCCGGGGTGCTCAAGCACCGCAAGCGCAAGGAGAAGGCCGAGCGAAAGCTCGAGGCCACCGCCGCCAACCTGAACCGGCTCTCCGACCTGCTCGGTGAGATTCGCCGCCAACTCAAGCCGCTGGGCCGCCAGGCCGAGGTGGCCCGCAAGGCCGCGGTGATCCAGGCCGACCTGCGCGACGCCAAGGCCCGGTTGCTGGCCGATGATCTGGTCAGCCTGCAGCAGAGCCTGGCCGGGGAACTGGCCGCCGAGGCCGAGCTGAAGGCTCGCCGACTGCGCCTGGAGCGTGAGCTCACCGAGGCGCGCGAGGCCGAGGCGCAGGCCGAGCAGGTCTCGCGGCAGGCCGCACCGGTCCTGGCCGCCGCCCAGGAGACCTGGTACTCCCTGGCCGCCATGGCCGAACGCCTGGCCAGCACCGAGTCGATCGCAGCCGAGCGGCTGCGCAATGCGTCCCAGGTCGGCACCGAGGAGCGTCCCGGACGCGACCCCGAGGCGATCGAGCGGGAGGCCGCCGAGATCCGCTCCGCGGAGGCCGAGTTGGGCATCGAGCTGGTCGAGAAGACCGCGGCCCTGTCCGAGGCGTCCCGGCTGCGGGGGGTGGCCGAGACGGCCCATGAAGAGGCCGAACGCCAGTACGCCGCCCAGCAGCGAGCCATCGCCGACCGCCGTGAGGGGCTGGCCCGGCTGTCCGGTGAGGTGAACAGCCAGCGCACCCGGGCCGAGGCGAGCGCGTCCGAGATCGATCGGTTGCAGCTGGCCCAGGCCGAGGCGCAGCAGCGCGCGGCAGAGGCCACCCGGCGGTTCCACGAGTTGGAGACCCGGCTGGTCGGGCTCAGCGCCGGTGAGGCCGGCCTGGACGACGCCTATGAGCAGGCCGCGGAGGCCCAAGCCGAGGCCGAGGCTGAACTGGAGCGACTGACTGCCGCCGAACAGGCCGCCACCGCCGAGCGTGGGGCGCTGGCCGCCCGGGTCGAGGCGCTGGCACTGGGACTGGAACGTCGGGACGGGAGTGCGGCCCTGCTGGCCGCCGGCGAGCGGCTGGACGGCCTGCTCGGCTCGGTGGCCGCCCTGATCAAGGTAGCCCCGGCCGATCAGCTGGCGATCGCGGCTGCGCTGGGGTCGGCTGCCGATGCCGTGGCCGTGACCGGAGTGAGTGCCGCCCTGGTCGCCTTCGATCATCTGAAGGCCGAGGACCTGGGTCGCGCGGGGCTGTTGCTGGGTGGCCCGGGCACCAGCCAGCGGGCCGACTGGCCCGAGCTTCCGGCCGGCGCGCGCTACGGGATCGAGCTTGTCGAGTGTGCGGCCCAGTTGCGTCCGGCGCTGGAGCGGCTGCTGTTCAAGGTGGCCGTGGTCGACGACATCGACACCGCAGCCGAACTGGTGGCTGCGTTGCCCGAGGTCACGGCAGTGACCCGAGAGGGCGATCTGCTCAGCTCGTGGTTCGCCGCTGGCGGCTCGGCCGCCAAGCCGTCCCTGCTCGAGGTGCAGGCAGCTCTGGACGAGACCAATGCCCGGCTGGCGGCTGCCCAGGCCGAGACCGAGCGGTTGCGGTTCGAGCTCAGCACGGCGCGGACCCGGCTGGCCGAGGCCGAGCAGCGCACCGAAGCGGCGCTGGCCAGGCTGAACGAGTCCGACGCCGAGCATGCCGCGCTGGCCGAGGAGGCCGGAGAGCTGAACCAGGCGGTCCGGGCCGCGCAGGGCGAGGCCGGTCGGCTCGCCGCGCAGGCCGAAGCTGCGCAGGCGGCTCGCGCCCAAGCCTTGGCCAACCTGGCCGAACTGGAGACCCGGCTGGAACTCGCCTCGGCCAAGACCGAGGCCAGCGAGGCCGATCCCACCGAACGCGACCACACTGCCGATCTGGCCCGAGCGGCGCGTGCCGCCGAGATGGACGCCCGGCTGGCGCTGCGCACCCTGGAGGAGCGCGCCCGGGCCCTGGCCGGACGGGCCGAGAGCCTCACCCGTGCTGCCCAGGCCGAGCGGGACGCGCGCGCCCGCGCCGAAGCGCGCCGCGAGCAGTTGCGTCGGGAGGCCGAGATCGCCGGTGCCGTCCGTACCGCCGCGGCCTGGCTCTCGGAGCAGCTGGCCACCTCGCGCGCCCAGGCCGAGGAGGCCCGCCAGCAGGCCCAGCAGGTGCGGGCCGGAGCCGAAGCTGAGTTGGTCGCGGCCCGCCAGCGGGGCCGGGAGCTGGCCAAGGAGTTCGAGAGCCTGGTCGACACCGTCCACGCCGACGAGCTGGCCCGGGCCCAGCGTCAGCTGAAGGTCGAGTCGCTGGCTGAGCGGGCCCTGACCGAACTGGGCCTTGAGGCCGAGGCGCTGATCACCGACTACGGCCCGGACGTCCCGGTTCCGGTGCTCACCGGGAGCGATGGTCTGCCGCTGGCCGAGGGCGAGACCGCCGAGCCGGTTGCCTACGTCCGCTCCGAGCAGGAGAAGCGACTGCGCGCCGCCGAGCGAGATCTGGCAGTGCTGGGCAAGGTGAACCCGCTGGCCCTGGAGGAGTTCGACGCGCTCAGCGAGCGGCACGCCTTCCTGGCCGAGCAACTCACCGACCTGCGCAAGACCAGGACCGACCTGATCGACATCATCAACGAGGTGGACACTCGGGTCCAGGAGGTCTTCGCGGCCGCCTACGCCGACGTGGAGAAGGCCTTCGAGGACTCGTTCTCGCGGCTCTTCCCCGGCGGCGAGGGACGTCTGGTGCTGACCGAGCCGGGGCAGTGGCTGACCACCGGCGTCGAGGTCGAGGCCCGTCCGGCCGGCAAGAAGGTGAAGCGGCTGTCGCTGCTGTCCGGTGGCGAGCGCTCCCTGGTCGCCGTGGCCTTCCTGGTGGCGCTGTTCAAGGCCCGGCCCAGCCCCTTCTACATCCTCGACGAGGTCGAGGCCGCCCTCGACGACGTGAACTTGGGCCGGCTGCTGGACATCTACGGCGAGCTGCGCGAGAACAGTCAGCTTCTGGTGATCACCCATCAGAAGCGGACCATGGAGATCGCCGATGCGCTCTACGGCGTGACCATGCGCGCCGACGGGGTATCGGCTGTGATCAGCCAGCGTTTGCGCGAGGGCTAG
- a CDS encoding YceD family protein, producing MVTTLSNRVLKGYLVPPRLPDSRSGLVIDTHELSRRAGVLKEITQVAQAPADLGIEVIGVPLGSPIELSLRLESVVEGVLVTGTAMVRLQGSCARCLDEISETEEFDLQELYCYPGKELDDPEASRIEGELIDLEPVLRDAVVLDLPFTPLCRPDCAGLCPECGANLNQDPDHGHAEPIDPRWAELTEWAQPSNDTKNKE from the coding sequence TTGGTTACGACGCTGTCGAACCGCGTGTTGAAGGGATACCTCGTGCCTCCCCGTCTGCCTGACTCTCGCTCCGGTCTCGTGATCGATACCCATGAGCTGAGCCGAAGGGCTGGCGTGCTGAAGGAGATCACTCAGGTGGCCCAGGCGCCCGCGGACCTCGGCATCGAAGTGATCGGGGTGCCACTCGGCTCACCCATCGAGCTCAGCCTGCGGCTGGAGTCGGTGGTGGAGGGGGTGCTGGTCACTGGGACCGCCATGGTTCGGCTCCAGGGCAGCTGTGCACGGTGTCTGGACGAGATCTCCGAGACTGAGGAGTTCGACCTCCAGGAGCTGTACTGCTACCCGGGGAAGGAACTTGACGATCCGGAGGCCAGCCGCATCGAGGGAGAGTTGATCGACCTCGAACCCGTCCTGCGGGACGCGGTAGTACTCGATTTGCCGTTCACGCCGTTGTGCCGCCCGGATTGTGCCGGGTTGTGTCCCGAATGCGGGGCCAACCTGAATCAGGATCCGGATCACGGCCACGCTGAACCCATCGATCCTCGGTGGGCTGAGCTAACGGAGTGGGCGCAACCCAGCAACGACACGAAGAACAAGGAGTAA